Proteins co-encoded in one Halodesulfovibrio marinisediminis DSM 17456 genomic window:
- a CDS encoding methyl-accepting chemotaxis protein produces the protein MQFKSLKTKLLFIISGCSIVFIGALLAVSINFTRTAAIETARVMTQEAAEKQALLIKQEFDEGFAVARTLANTIEGVKSFSKKPNREHVAHIMEQIALKQSRLYGVWMATEPMAFDGEDSRYEDDGKFSSADGRFIPYWSKSDGALALAPCTDLNGAWYTYSRDTRKEAATIVTEYVSTAGSKYSVSSLSVPVVVDNNVIGVVGVDLSAGFLTDIVNNITAFDGNCTMSLIAFDGNIQAATGMPDLFGKSYSSAVEGGAPLLQKAMNGQVAVSETDKELRVLVPVTLGNAQKNWVVSLSVPMDVVLAQANEITKTLIITGIAGLLIALAGIVYLVGLIARPIIDTSSVISKIAEGDLTVRCTPKGQDEIAEMQNAVNSMAGTLQKNMEEIDLNMKEVELRSEEAERATARAEQAQEEAAQAHRNGQLAAAGQLEVLVHNLTNVSSDLETQIHTTSEGVEHQDSRNSETATAMEEMNSTILEVARNASEAASSVEAVYHEAQSGLEVVGESVSTIQNVYSLSEHLKQEMGELGEQVESISDILNVISDIADQTNLLALNAAIEAARAGDAGRGFAVVADEVRKLAENTMEATSRVGNAIQTIQSGTQQNIDAMTNTANAVKEATKLVTESGDAFERIVSKVTPATDQVRAIATAAEQQSAASEEITQAIDEISQISRVTAEKMQEAEQSVETLSGVSDSLKDMMHSLQKG, from the coding sequence ATGCAGTTCAAATCGCTTAAAACGAAACTTCTCTTTATCATTTCAGGATGCTCAATCGTATTCATTGGAGCGCTGTTAGCTGTAAGTATTAATTTTACAAGGACTGCAGCAATTGAAACAGCTCGGGTTATGACGCAAGAGGCTGCAGAAAAGCAGGCTCTGCTCATTAAACAGGAATTTGATGAAGGTTTTGCTGTTGCCCGCACACTGGCGAATACCATTGAAGGTGTTAAGTCGTTTTCAAAAAAACCAAATCGTGAACACGTTGCGCACATCATGGAACAAATCGCTCTGAAACAGAGCAGACTGTACGGTGTGTGGATGGCGACCGAACCAATGGCTTTTGACGGTGAGGACAGCCGTTATGAAGATGATGGCAAATTCAGTTCCGCTGACGGTCGTTTTATCCCATACTGGAGCAAGTCCGACGGTGCACTTGCCTTAGCACCGTGTACTGACCTTAACGGAGCTTGGTATACCTACAGTCGCGATACCAGAAAAGAAGCAGCTACCATTGTAACAGAATATGTCAGCACTGCTGGTTCTAAATACAGCGTATCCAGCCTTTCTGTTCCCGTTGTTGTAGACAACAACGTCATCGGCGTTGTTGGTGTAGACCTATCCGCTGGCTTCTTAACAGACATTGTAAATAACATTACTGCATTTGACGGTAACTGCACCATGAGCCTCATTGCCTTTGACGGCAACATTCAGGCCGCAACAGGGATGCCGGACCTGTTCGGAAAATCATACTCTTCCGCAGTTGAAGGTGGAGCCCCGCTGCTTCAAAAAGCAATGAATGGTCAAGTTGCCGTCAGCGAAACAGACAAAGAGCTACGTGTGTTAGTACCAGTAACATTGGGTAACGCCCAAAAGAACTGGGTTGTGTCTTTATCCGTCCCAATGGATGTTGTTCTTGCACAGGCTAACGAGATCACAAAAACGCTTATCATAACCGGAATAGCCGGTCTTCTGATTGCTCTTGCAGGTATCGTCTACTTGGTCGGCCTTATCGCCCGCCCAATCATCGACACCTCTTCCGTTATTTCAAAAATCGCAGAAGGTGACCTGACTGTCCGTTGTACACCTAAAGGACAGGATGAAATTGCAGAAATGCAAAATGCTGTTAACAGCATGGCAGGAACTCTTCAAAAAAATATGGAAGAGATAGATCTAAATATGAAGGAAGTTGAGCTGCGATCTGAAGAAGCTGAACGCGCTACAGCCCGTGCAGAACAAGCACAAGAAGAAGCAGCACAAGCACACCGGAATGGTCAGCTTGCCGCAGCAGGACAACTGGAAGTGCTCGTTCACAACCTGACAAACGTTTCTTCTGATCTGGAAACCCAGATTCACACTACTTCTGAAGGCGTAGAACATCAGGATTCACGCAACAGTGAAACTGCAACCGCCATGGAAGAAATGAACAGCACCATTCTGGAAGTTGCCAGAAACGCTTCAGAAGCTGCATCAAGTGTTGAAGCAGTATACCATGAAGCACAATCAGGCCTTGAAGTTGTTGGTGAATCTGTTTCAACAATTCAAAACGTGTATTCTCTTAGCGAGCATCTTAAACAAGAGATGGGCGAACTTGGAGAACAGGTTGAATCCATTAGTGATATTCTGAACGTAATCAGCGACATTGCAGATCAGACAAACCTGCTTGCCCTGAACGCAGCTATCGAAGCTGCACGTGCTGGAGACGCCGGACGCGGCTTCGCCGTTGTTGCAGATGAAGTTCGTAAGCTTGCAGAAAATACTATGGAAGCAACAAGCAGAGTCGGCAATGCAATCCAGACTATTCAGTCCGGAACGCAGCAAAATATTGATGCAATGACCAACACTGCCAATGCTGTAAAAGAAGCTACGAAACTGGTGACAGAATCTGGTGATGCTTTCGAGCGAATTGTCTCCAAAGTAACTCCGGCAACAGATCAAGTTCGAGCCATTGCAACTGCCGCAGAACAACAGTCTGCCGCTAGTGAGGAGATCACACAGGCTATTGACGAAATAAGCCAAATCTCAAGAGTAACCGCGGAAAAAATGCAGGAAGCAGAACAGTCCGTAGAAACTCTTTCAGGAGTTTCTGACTCTCTAAAAGACATGATGCATTCCTTGCAAAAAGGCTAA
- a CDS encoding ABC transporter ATP-binding protein translates to MSDNNTPYLQCEGLSRAFVKKLDLAGRIARSLGSNLREERVQAVDSVDLSVMPGEVLGLVGESGCGKSTLGRMLCSILPRSEGKIYYKGQDIDTLKGQDLKEYNMNVQMIFQDPFASLNPRKRVRNIIGEAPLFHKLTSSSELDDYLAKVMLRCGLDPSYTHRYPHQFSGGQRQRIGIARAMAVQPECLVCDESVAALDVSIQAQILNLFMELRNELNLTCLFISHDLGVVEHISDRIAVMYLGRVVEVAPVDEIFSNPFHPYTKALLDEVPRLDRRGVDFTPLKGEIPSPLDPPSGCHFHPRCPHAMDICKKEAPIDIEIAPGRRTCCHLATMP, encoded by the coding sequence ATGAGCGATAACAATACACCATATCTTCAATGTGAAGGACTGAGCCGCGCTTTTGTTAAAAAGCTCGACTTGGCAGGCCGTATTGCCCGTTCCCTTGGTTCCAACCTGCGTGAGGAACGGGTACAGGCAGTAGATTCCGTAGATCTCTCTGTTATGCCGGGCGAAGTGCTTGGTCTCGTAGGCGAGTCAGGCTGTGGTAAATCCACGCTGGGACGTATGCTCTGCAGCATTCTCCCACGTAGTGAAGGTAAAATTTACTACAAAGGTCAGGATATCGATACACTGAAGGGACAAGACCTGAAAGAATACAACATGAACGTACAGATGATCTTTCAGGACCCGTTTGCATCACTTAACCCGCGTAAACGCGTACGCAACATCATCGGTGAAGCTCCGCTCTTCCATAAGCTGACAAGCTCATCCGAACTGGATGACTATCTTGCTAAAGTTATGCTGCGTTGTGGTCTTGATCCGTCATACACGCACCGCTACCCGCACCAGTTCTCTGGCGGTCAGCGCCAGCGCATCGGCATTGCACGTGCTATGGCTGTTCAACCGGAATGTCTGGTCTGTGATGAATCCGTAGCGGCGCTGGACGTATCCATTCAAGCTCAGATTCTAAACCTGTTTATGGAGCTGCGCAACGAACTGAACCTCACCTGCCTGTTCATCAGCCATGACTTAGGTGTTGTGGAGCACATTTCTGACAGAATTGCTGTTATGTATCTCGGCCGTGTTGTTGAAGTAGCACCAGTGGACGAAATATTCAGTAATCCTTTCCACCCGTACACTAAAGCGTTGCTCGATGAAGTTCCAAGACTTGATCGCCGCGGTGTCGACTTTACCCCGCTTAAGGGTGAAATTCCTTCTCCACTTGATCCACCTTCAGGCTGTCATTTCCATCCACGCTGCCCGCACGCTATGGACATCTGTAAAAAAGAAGCACCGATAGACATTGAAATTGCACCAGGGCGCAGAACTTGTTGTCACCTTGCAACGATGCCATAA
- a CDS encoding ABC transporter ATP-binding protein, translated as MSTPLLEVKDLKTHFFTRAGVAKAVNGISLTIEKGEVVGIVGESGSGKSVTGFSIMGLVDEPGRVVDGSIKFKGRELLTQTTEEWRNFRGNEVAMIFQDPMMTLNPVLRIDTQMIEAVRAHEKVSKAEARKRAIEALAMVGIPSPEERVKAYPHQFSGGMRQRVAIATGLLNRPDLIIADEPTTALDVTIQSQILSEMQQLCRKTGMSLMWVTHDLTVIAGLANRVAVMYAGKIIEEGTVEAVLDKPLHPYTEGLVGSVPSRNHRGEPLFQIPGMTPSLINLPEGCSFRMRCPKATDECLNEPPVTELDNGRRVCCFHPNL; from the coding sequence ATGAGCACTCCACTTCTTGAAGTTAAAGATCTTAAAACACACTTCTTCACCCGTGCAGGTGTGGCAAAGGCTGTTAACGGCATTTCCCTCACCATTGAAAAAGGTGAAGTTGTGGGCATTGTTGGTGAATCCGGCAGTGGTAAGTCTGTAACAGGCTTCTCCATTATGGGGCTTGTAGACGAACCGGGTCGTGTAGTTGACGGCTCCATTAAATTCAAAGGCCGTGAACTGCTAACGCAGACTACTGAAGAATGGCGTAATTTCCGCGGAAACGAAGTTGCCATGATCTTTCAGGATCCAATGATGACCCTGAACCCTGTTCTGCGCATCGACACTCAGATGATTGAAGCAGTTCGCGCCCATGAAAAAGTCAGTAAAGCAGAAGCGCGCAAGCGTGCTATTGAGGCGCTGGCAATGGTGGGTATTCCATCACCAGAAGAGCGTGTAAAAGCATACCCACACCAGTTCTCTGGCGGCATGCGTCAGCGCGTAGCAATTGCAACCGGTCTGCTCAACCGCCCTGACCTGATCATTGCGGACGAACCGACTACCGCGCTGGACGTGACCATCCAGAGCCAGATTCTTTCTGAAATGCAGCAGCTATGCCGAAAAACTGGCATGTCGCTCATGTGGGTAACACACGACCTTACTGTTATTGCTGGTCTCGCGAACCGCGTAGCCGTAATGTATGCAGGCAAGATTATCGAAGAAGGCACTGTCGAGGCAGTTCTCGATAAGCCACTGCACCCATACACTGAAGGACTTGTGGGCTCCGTACCTAGCCGTAACCATCGTGGTGAGCCGCTCTTCCAGATTCCTGGCATGACTCCGTCATTAATTAACCTGCCTGAAGGCTGCTCCTTCCGTATGCGCTGTCCAAAAGCGACAGATGAATGCCTAAACGAACCGCCTGTAACCGAACTGGACAACGGACGTCGCGTCTGTTGTTTCCACCCAAACCTGTAA
- a CDS encoding ABC transporter permease, producing MAENTNEAIAQAPAVHDESLILLAVKEFFENRVAALGLIVLLVIIGIALFAPYIAPQNPYDLMSIDIMDGKLAPGSSSFDETITYWIGTDTQGRDMFSAILYGLRISLGVGVVSTLIALVIGAIIGLWAAYIGGKTDAVIMRIVDLQLSFPAILVALILLAILGKGVDKIILALILVQWAYYARAIRSNVLVERGKEYVEAAKCLALPQRRIMFSHVLPNCTPELIVISTVKVASAIALEATLSFLGLGMPITEPSLGLLISNGFKYLQSGYYWISFYPGVALLILIVSINLVGDRLRDVLNPRLKR from the coding sequence ATGGCAGAAAATACTAATGAAGCTATTGCTCAGGCTCCTGCGGTTCATGACGAATCCTTGATCTTGCTGGCAGTAAAAGAATTTTTCGAAAACCGTGTTGCGGCTCTCGGTCTGATCGTTCTTCTTGTAATAATCGGCATCGCCTTGTTCGCACCGTACATTGCACCACAGAACCCATACGACCTTATGTCCATTGATATTATGGACGGCAAGCTCGCACCGGGCTCTTCATCGTTTGACGAAACTATTACCTACTGGATCGGCACTGACACGCAAGGCCGTGATATGTTCAGCGCCATCCTTTACGGGCTGCGTATTTCTCTTGGCGTAGGTGTTGTTTCCACACTGATTGCGCTCGTCATCGGTGCAATCATCGGTCTCTGGGCAGCATATATTGGTGGAAAAACAGATGCTGTCATCATGCGTATTGTTGACTTGCAGCTAAGCTTTCCAGCAATCCTTGTTGCTCTTATCCTACTGGCAATTCTCGGTAAGGGTGTAGACAAAATCATTCTCGCACTGATCCTTGTCCAGTGGGCGTACTACGCACGTGCTATCCGCTCCAACGTATTGGTTGAACGCGGCAAGGAATACGTCGAAGCAGCCAAATGCCTTGCTTTGCCACAGCGTAGGATCATGTTCTCACATGTACTACCGAACTGTACTCCTGAACTTATTGTAATCTCAACCGTTAAAGTAGCTAGCGCTATTGCGCTTGAAGCAACCCTATCCTTCCTCGGCCTTGGCATGCCAATTACCGAACCTTCATTGGGTCTGCTTATTTCTAACGGTTTTAAGTACCTACAAAGCGGCTACTACTGGATCAGCTTCTATCCGGGCGTTGCCCTGCTTATCCTTATCGTGAGCATCAACCTTGTTGGTGACAGATTACGTGACGTTCTGAACCCGAGGTTGAAACGATGA
- a CDS encoding ABC transporter permease: protein MLAFLIRRISQSAVVLLVMSLLVFVGVFYIGNPIDILIAPDATPAEYARAVHELGLDKPLWEQYTIFLKGALHGDFGNSFVYNEPALKVILDRLPATMELAFTAMFIAVIFGIPLGMVAGMKANHWIGRNIMRFSILGFSLPTFWVGLMLIIIFSVHLNWLPSGGRGETTMLLGIPVSFLTLNGLAHLILPATNLALFKTSLAIRLTRAGVQENMQMDYVKFARAKGLSETRVIGLHVMKNIMIPVVTVLGMEFGSLIAFAVVTETIFAWPGMGKLVIDSIGVLDRPIIVAYLLITVTMFIIINLIVDILYSILDPRVRLGQER from the coding sequence ATGCTCGCTTTCCTCATACGTCGCATTTCGCAGAGCGCTGTCGTTCTGCTTGTTATGTCCCTACTGGTTTTCGTAGGCGTATTTTACATCGGTAACCCTATCGATATCCTGATTGCACCTGATGCAACACCGGCTGAATACGCACGCGCCGTCCACGAACTGGGGCTCGATAAACCACTGTGGGAGCAATACACCATCTTCCTGAAAGGTGCTCTGCACGGTGATTTCGGTAATTCCTTTGTGTACAACGAACCGGCTCTCAAGGTTATTCTTGATCGCCTTCCGGCTACAATGGAACTTGCGTTTACCGCTATGTTTATCGCTGTTATTTTTGGTATTCCGCTCGGCATGGTTGCCGGCATGAAAGCAAACCACTGGATTGGACGAAACATTATGCGTTTCTCCATTCTCGGGTTCAGCCTGCCTACATTCTGGGTAGGACTTATGCTTATCATTATATTTTCTGTACATCTGAACTGGCTGCCTTCAGGTGGACGAGGTGAAACCACTATGCTTCTCGGCATACCGGTAAGCTTCCTGACGCTTAACGGTCTTGCGCACCTTATTCTTCCGGCTACAAACCTTGCCCTGTTCAAAACTTCGCTTGCTATCCGCCTTACACGCGCCGGTGTGCAGGAAAATATGCAGATGGACTACGTTAAGTTTGCCCGCGCAAAAGGGTTGTCAGAAACCCGCGTTATCGGTCTGCATGTTATGAAAAATATTATGATCCCTGTTGTTACAGTTCTCGGTATGGAGTTCGGTAGCCTTATTGCTTTTGCAGTAGTTACCGAAACCATTTTTGCATGGCCGGGAATGGGCAAACTGGTTATCGACTCCATCGGCGTACTTGATCGTCCGATTATTGTAGCCTACCTGCTCATCACCGTAACTATGTTCATCATCATTAACCTGATTGTGGACATCCTATACTCCATCCTTGACCCTCGCGTACGCCTTGGTCAGGAACGATAA
- a CDS encoding ABC transporter substrate-binding protein, whose amino-acid sequence MRNKFMALVTVCMLLLVCASGAFAETLTIGLKGEPTSLDPHFHNVNANNEQAIYVFDKLIRQDSRQKLMPGLAVSWTPVSDNVWEFKLREGVTFHDGSPFTAEDVKFTIERIPTVPNSPSSYTGMVSAIKKIEIVDPLTIRFHTDGPSPLLPRNMATFNVISKKYGEGATTADYNSGKATIGTGPYKLVEWKRGDAIIYKRNDNYWGEKQPWDTIIAKPITNDGTRVAALKSGDVDLINFVPPADVAHLSKNAKIALSKSPSTRLIYLHLDSDRDDTPMVTDNNGNKIKNPMKDVRVRKAISKAINRKAIAARIMDGLAVPAAQMLPEGYEGTSKTLKPEAYDPKGAKALLAEAGYPEGFKITIHGPNDRYVNDGDIAQAIAQMLTKVGIKTEVNTMPKSVYFGKASALEFSLMLVGWATDTGEHSNCIGALLHTYDKEKGFGSSNRGRYSNPKVDQLLEEALVTVDPKKHNELLVEAVELGMGEVGIVPIHYQVNVWAMKKGLNYKGRTDGYTLPRAVSVAK is encoded by the coding sequence ATGCGTAATAAATTTATGGCTCTCGTCACCGTCTGCATGTTGCTGCTCGTATGCGCTTCCGGCGCATTCGCTGAGACGCTGACCATTGGTCTGAAAGGTGAACCAACATCTCTTGACCCACACTTCCATAACGTTAACGCAAACAACGAACAGGCAATTTATGTTTTTGACAAGCTTATCCGTCAGGATTCCCGTCAGAAACTTATGCCGGGTCTCGCTGTTTCCTGGACTCCAGTAAGTGACAACGTGTGGGAATTTAAACTCCGTGAAGGCGTTACTTTCCACGACGGCTCCCCGTTTACTGCAGAAGACGTTAAATTTACTATCGAACGTATCCCTACTGTTCCTAACAGCCCTTCCTCTTACACAGGCATGGTTAGTGCCATTAAGAAGATTGAAATTGTAGATCCGCTTACCATCCGCTTCCATACCGATGGTCCTTCCCCACTTCTTCCACGTAACATGGCAACCTTCAATGTTATTTCCAAGAAGTACGGTGAAGGTGCGACCACTGCCGATTACAACTCCGGTAAAGCTACTATCGGCACCGGCCCGTACAAACTGGTTGAATGGAAACGCGGCGACGCTATTATCTACAAGCGTAACGATAACTACTGGGGTGAAAAACAGCCTTGGGACACCATCATTGCTAAGCCAATTACTAACGATGGTACCCGTGTTGCTGCACTCAAATCCGGTGATGTTGATCTCATCAACTTTGTTCCACCGGCAGACGTAGCACACCTTTCAAAAAACGCTAAAATTGCTCTTTCAAAGTCTCCTTCCACCCGTCTTATCTACCTGCACCTTGATTCTGACCGTGATGACACACCGATGGTGACTGACAACAACGGTAACAAAATCAAAAACCCAATGAAAGACGTACGGGTACGCAAAGCTATTTCTAAAGCTATCAACCGTAAAGCTATCGCTGCACGCATCATGGATGGCCTCGCTGTTCCTGCTGCTCAGATGCTTCCTGAAGGCTACGAAGGCACCAGTAAAACCCTCAAGCCTGAAGCTTACGATCCTAAAGGTGCTAAAGCTCTGCTCGCTGAAGCTGGCTACCCTGAAGGTTTCAAAATTACCATCCACGGCCCTAACGACCGTTACGTAAACGACGGTGACATTGCACAGGCAATTGCTCAGATGCTGACTAAAGTAGGTATCAAAACTGAAGTAAACACTATGCCCAAGAGCGTGTACTTCGGCAAAGCTTCTGCTCTTGAATTCAGCCTCATGCTCGTTGGCTGGGCAACTGATACCGGTGAGCACTCCAACTGCATCGGTGCACTGCTCCACACTTACGACAAAGAAAAAGGCTTCGGTTCTTCTAACCGTGGTCGTTACTCCAACCCTAAGGTTGACCAACTGCTTGAAGAAGCACTCGTTACTGTTGATCCTAAGAAGCATAACGAACTTCTCGTAGAAGCTGTTGAGCTTGGTATGGGCGAAGTTGGTATCGTACCTATCCACTACCAGGTGAACGTTTGGGCTATGAAAAAAGGTCTGAACTACAAAGGTCGTACTGACGGTTACACCCTTCCACGTGCTGTGAGTGTTGCGAAATAG
- a CDS encoding M20 family metallopeptidase, whose protein sequence is MIKKVQEFIAAREQDMVSLLKKLVEINSYTGNKAGVDAVASVIQGECESMGLHVRREPRENVGDNLVIETQLHKEGRKGILMCGHMDTVFPSELGFNTFTQDETTYYGPGVADMKCGLVLGIYVLKALDSLGLLQDMSIAMICNSDEETGSSDSSELILKETENSFVGFVLESTKEGGEFVIGRKGRMTFELEVTGKAAHAGNVGADKASAILELAKQVQAYEELNNPEEGTSVNVGKIEGGVGANTVAEKARAIVEFRYTQKNSGDRVWETIQNLAANPFNNATTCTVSTITARPSMVTNDAILGLYDMIKEIGVEHGFEIQCAQCGGGSDANFMSQLGIPVIDGLGPRGGNLHSVDEYLVASTVPERTVLATLVVAEAWKRYCCK, encoded by the coding sequence GTGATTAAGAAAGTACAAGAGTTCATTGCAGCGCGTGAGCAGGACATGGTTTCGCTACTTAAAAAATTAGTTGAAATAAATAGTTATACCGGAAACAAGGCAGGGGTAGACGCAGTAGCATCGGTCATTCAGGGGGAGTGTGAATCCATGGGGCTGCATGTTCGCCGTGAGCCTCGTGAAAACGTCGGTGATAACCTCGTTATTGAGACGCAGCTTCACAAGGAAGGGAGAAAAGGCATCCTTATGTGTGGACATATGGATACTGTTTTTCCTTCTGAACTCGGGTTCAATACCTTCACCCAAGATGAAACTACCTATTATGGCCCTGGTGTAGCAGACATGAAATGTGGTCTTGTATTGGGTATCTATGTTCTTAAGGCTCTTGATTCTCTTGGTTTGTTGCAAGATATGTCTATAGCTATGATTTGCAACTCTGATGAAGAAACAGGCTCAAGTGATTCTTCTGAACTGATATTAAAAGAAACAGAAAACAGTTTCGTAGGGTTTGTTCTTGAATCTACCAAAGAGGGTGGTGAGTTTGTTATCGGCAGAAAAGGACGTATGACCTTTGAGCTGGAAGTTACTGGTAAAGCTGCTCACGCAGGGAATGTGGGGGCAGATAAAGCTAGCGCGATTCTCGAACTTGCTAAGCAGGTGCAGGCTTATGAAGAACTGAATAATCCTGAAGAAGGAACAAGTGTTAACGTTGGGAAAATTGAAGGTGGTGTAGGCGCTAATACCGTGGCGGAAAAAGCCCGAGCCATTGTCGAGTTTCGCTATACCCAAAAAAATAGTGGCGACAGGGTGTGGGAGACCATACAGAACCTTGCCGCAAATCCGTTTAACAACGCAACAACTTGTACCGTATCAACAATTACTGCACGCCCTTCCATGGTTACAAATGATGCGATACTTGGGCTCTACGACATGATTAAGGAAATAGGCGTGGAGCATGGGTTTGAGATTCAATGTGCCCAGTGTGGTGGCGGGTCAGACGCAAACTTCATGTCTCAGCTTGGTATTCCTGTTATTGACGGTCTCGGTCCAAGAGGTGGTAATTTGCATTCAGTTGATGAATATCTCGTTGCCAGTACAGTTCCAGAGCGTACTGTTCTCGCAACGCTTGTTGTTGCCGAAGCTTGGAAGCGTTATTGCTGTAAGTAA
- a CDS encoding nuclear transport factor 2 family protein encodes MQAEIKEIIEFLETYFIMLYEGDAETMEKVFHEGAHISFVDNGEVTIAGRDVLKQRIASRKSSKEAGVPREDNILAIDFINENYAMVKVNLVIVDRLFTDYLSLIKNNGEWIIVSKTFYSEPLAK; translated from the coding sequence ATGCAAGCTGAAATTAAAGAAATTATTGAATTTTTAGAAACTTACTTCATCATGTTGTACGAAGGCGACGCAGAAACCATGGAAAAAGTTTTCCATGAAGGTGCGCACATCTCTTTTGTTGACAACGGCGAAGTAACCATCGCTGGTCGTGACGTGCTCAAACAGCGCATCGCAAGCCGTAAGTCTTCCAAGGAAGCAGGTGTACCACGCGAAGACAACATCCTCGCTATCGACTTTATCAACGAAAACTACGCAATGGTTAAAGTTAACCTCGTAATTGTTGATCGCCTCTTCACCGACTACCTCTCTCTTATTAAAAACAACGGTGAATGGATTATTGTTTCAAAAACTTTCTACTCAGAGCCTCTCGCTAAGTAA
- a CDS encoding NAD(P)/FAD-dependent oxidoreductase, giving the protein MQEQYDLLVIGAGPAGLSAASAAAENGLDVILLDEQELPGGQIYRSVSGKKSFKNFLSKEDRNDGLNLVDRFNRSGAIYLPKTTVWDAEPGRVLCSSDGKSREIKAQCIVVATGAMERPVPFPGWTTPGVMSAGSADLLYKSAGIVPHGPVVIAGNGPLIPLVTNHLTELGVEVAGVLDTSPIQNKATSMLHMPLAMADIPFLFKGLKMVVNMFRSGVKQYCGVTDIKAEGAGQLDRVTFTHRGQTKTLKAATLLVHEGMLPRTHVSRMLKLEHKWDKTQRYWYAKTDMFGRSSRDSIYVVGDGQKVHGVYAAAAKGELAGIDVARRLNVLSEKAAQLQITPVKKRLYKALAPRGFVDAFFAPKKGLFDVADDVLVCRCEGVTAGDIRQAVKEGCHDVNEIKLRTRCGMGPCQGRMCGGALAEIAAAALNIEVPNVGALNIRPPIRPVTVRELRDFPEAM; this is encoded by the coding sequence ATGCAGGAACAGTACGATTTACTCGTTATAGGTGCAGGCCCTGCCGGTCTTTCTGCCGCAAGCGCAGCTGCTGAAAATGGTCTGGACGTTATTCTTCTTGATGAGCAGGAGTTACCTGGCGGTCAAATTTACCGCTCTGTTTCCGGTAAAAAAAGTTTTAAAAACTTCCTTTCTAAGGAAGATCGTAATGATGGGCTGAACCTTGTTGACCGCTTTAACAGAAGTGGCGCAATTTATCTGCCAAAAACAACTGTCTGGGACGCTGAACCGGGACGAGTTTTATGTAGCTCCGACGGCAAGTCACGAGAAATCAAGGCTCAGTGCATTGTTGTTGCTACCGGTGCAATGGAACGTCCTGTTCCATTCCCTGGCTGGACAACACCGGGTGTTATGAGTGCAGGTTCCGCTGACCTTCTCTACAAAAGCGCCGGCATCGTACCACACGGTCCGGTTGTAATTGCAGGCAATGGCCCGCTTATTCCACTGGTTACAAACCACCTTACTGAACTGGGCGTTGAAGTCGCTGGTGTTCTGGATACAAGCCCAATCCAGAACAAAGCTACCTCCATGCTACATATGCCGCTTGCCATGGCGGATATCCCTTTCCTCTTCAAGGGACTCAAAATGGTAGTGAACATGTTCCGTAGCGGTGTAAAGCAATACTGTGGCGTAACTGACATCAAAGCAGAAGGTGCTGGTCAGCTTGATCGAGTAACCTTCACTCATCGTGGTCAAACCAAAACGCTCAAAGCGGCTACTCTGCTTGTTCACGAGGGAATGCTTCCTCGCACACACGTTTCACGCATGCTTAAGCTTGAGCATAAATGGGATAAAACCCAGCGCTACTGGTATGCAAAAACTGACATGTTCGGTCGCTCCAGCAGAGACTCCATCTATGTTGTAGGTGACGGTCAAAAAGTTCATGGTGTGTACGCAGCAGCAGCCAAAGGTGAACTTGCCGGTATTGACGTAGCACGCCGTCTGAATGTGCTTAGTGAAAAAGCAGCCCAACTTCAGATCACACCTGTAAAAAAACGTCTCTACAAAGCTCTCGCACCACGCGGTTTTGTTGATGCGTTCTTTGCACCGAAAAAAGGTCTGTTCGACGTTGCAGACGACGTATTGGTATGCCGATGCGAAGGCGTAACAGCAGGTGACATTCGTCAGGCTGTAAAAGAAGGCTGTCACGACGTAAATGAAATCAAGTTACGTACCCGCTGTGGCATGGGACCATGTCAGGGACGCATGTGCGGTGGTGCGCTTGCTGAAATTGCAGCAGCAGCACTTAATATCGAGGTTCCGAATGTTGGTGCGCTGAATATCCGCCCACCAATTCGTCCAGTAACAGTTCGCGAATTACGTGATTTTCCCGAAGCAATGTAG